One window of the Anopheles cruzii chromosome 2, idAnoCruzAS_RS32_06, whole genome shotgun sequence genome contains the following:
- the LOC128279067 gene encoding NADPH-dependent 3-keto-steroid reductase Hsd3b5 — translation MDRKETVLVTGGSGFYGQHLIRLLQERDPKVGEIRVVDLNPYQNRIGHLGSKKVVSIVGDICDPKAAAIERAFEGVDCVFHLAAYVNFDFPPHYGELQRVNVDGTARIVELCRRYSVPRLVFASDCLIHMTPYLGKANFTIVCNQTEPKTKVPAKESDFQVPGYASSKWRAECLVLAANDTELANGGKLKTIAIRPPVMFGECDERFIPTIVKVAVKFNGAIPKIAGPGGKQQIVYAGNAAWCLVCAKEGLANNAEKIAGYAVFATDESGIEDTTRFCQRISRANETLKMRPSSYQIPLFITFFLAFLLELLVKALHPFTNIRLRYPPCALLSYMASILLFNRIRASIYLDYDPIYSEEKAVSNSALWYERWYQNYLRSLPDRDLKRKGN, via the exons ATGGACAGAAAAGAAACGGTGTTAGTGACCG GTGGCTCGGGCTTCTACGGTCAGCACTTGATCCGGCTCCTCCAGGAGCGCGACCCCAAGGTTGGCGAAATACGAGTGGTCGACCTTAACCCCTACCAGAATCGCATAG GTCACCTCGGGAGCAAGAAAGTGGTCTCGATCGTTGGCGACATCTGCGACCCGAAGGCGGCCGCGATCGAGCGCGCCTTCGAGGGCGTCGACTGCGTGTTCCATCTGGCTGCGTACGTGAACTTCGACTTCCCACCGCACTACGGTGAGCTGCAGCGGGTGAATGTTGATGGTACGGCCCGGATCGTCGAGCTGTGCCGCCGGTACAGCGTCCCGCGGCTCGTGTTCGCCAGCGACTGCCTCATCCACATGACCCCGTACCTCGGGAAGGCCAACTTCACGATCGTCTGCAATCAGACCGAGCCCAAGACGAAGGTGCCGGCGAAGGAGAGCGATTTCCAGGTGCCGGGTTACGCGTCGTCCAAGTGGAGGGCGGAGTGTCTGGTGCTGGCCGCCAACGACACCGAGCTGGCGAACGGTG GGAAACTGAAAACGATCGccatccggccaccggtcatGTTCGGTGAGTGTGACGAGCGCTTCATACCGACCATCGTCAAGGTGGCGGTCAAGTTTAATGGCGCCATCCCCAAGATAGCGGGCCCGGGCGGCAAGCAGCAGATCGTGTACGCCGGCAACGCGGCCTGGTGTTTGGTGTGCGCCAAGGAGGGGCTCGCTAACAACGCGGAAAAAATCGCCGGCTACGCGGTGTTCGCGACGGACGAGTCGGGCATCGAGGACACGACCCGCTTCTGCCAGCGGATCTCGCGCGCCAACGAAACGCTCAAGATGCGCCCGTCCAGCTACCAGATCCCGCTGTTCATCACCTTCTTCCTGGCGTTCCTGCTCGAGCTGCTGGTGAAGGCGCTCCACCCGTTCACGAACATCCGGCTGCGGTATCCACCATGCGCACTGCTTTCGTACATGGCCTCGATCCTGCTGTTCAATCGAATCCGCGCGTCCATCTACCTCGACTACGATCCAATCTACAGCGAGGAGAAGGCCGTCTCCAACAGTGCGCTCTGGTACGAGCGGTGGTACCAGAACTACCTCCGGTCCCTGCCGGACCGTGATCTGAAGCGAAAGGGGAACTAA